The Xyrauchen texanus isolate HMW12.3.18 chromosome 33, RBS_HiC_50CHRs, whole genome shotgun sequence region TATTTAACACACTGATTGTGATGAGATTACAAGGCTTGCATGAGATAAAACTCACCAAACACTTCAAACAAGCAACATTTGTCTCACAGACTGAATGAATTACAGCCTTTCTCATCGAATCCTGCTGCTGTTACTGCTTTTAAAAGAAACTTTCAAAATCCCACTAAAATGAACCAACCCTTATCTAGGTCCGAGTCTTCATTGTAACCACAATTCTTCCATCACATCTCCCAAAACTAAACTAATTGCCAATTCATGCGTTACTCAgaacatattttgttttattataaaatcaaacattttggTGAGTAGTAATTTATATACAGCATTGAATAGGcacaaacaatacatttaatatatatttatttgtgttctaatCGTGGCTTTCAATCATGTTATGTCCTTCTAAATAAAGGCGAAATGGCTACTAGTTAAAGGAATGGTAAATAAATAGCACCATTTtagttgaaaaaaacaaaacaaagatatGATCAAAGCTAtgggtaacactttgcaataatgTTCCGTTCGTTAACATCAttcaatgcattaggtatcatgaactaacaatgaatgatatatttttacagcatttttatcttttgttaataaaaatacaaatgtttaattttagttcatagtgcagtaaataatgttaatatacaacttttgaaaatatattgCTATGGTtgaaacattaaccaagattaataaatgctgtaaaagtatttgtggcagggcggagggcggggccgggtcgtgattctatgCACCCGGTCCcctattaggctaattatgcctccgtgagggttaaaggctgcctgcaggggatcgtgcgggtgagacatagcggacatgtccgtcatgtgtgtgtttatgttgtcttttaagtttctcattaaaatattatttatattgaaaagccggttctcgcctcctcttttacATTGAATACCTCtacagtattgttcattgttagttcatgttaacaaatggaaaaatGTTACCAAGCTTTGAAATgatgggaaaacaaaaaaaaaaaaacatggtttatcAGTTACTTTTTCTTTGGATTCTGAATGTAGCATAATTGAAAACACCTTGTCATTATCCCAGTAATTTAATACATGCACTTTGGTTAAAATACCCCCCCTCAAAAACTTTATAATATGTATTTGTGGCTGTATAAGGGAAGAAAATGACAAACACATAATGGCTAATGCTGCAAATTTCtgggacaaaaacacacactagGCACTTAATTAGCAAAAAGAAAAGCTTTTGCAAGGTTCTTTGTCAACAGAGCAAACATAAAATACTATTTACATACATGTAAAAAGTGTTATAAATAGGTTTTAAACCACAGATACTATATACATCTTCaaatgatgacagtattgaatatgtttttttttggagTGGCAGTGGAGTTGATTTTGACTGACCCCCCCAGATGAAGATACTGCACAATTTCACTTCTCTGTGGGTGCAGTGCAATACTTTGGCTTCAGAGCTTTGCTTCCTGATTGCGGCCAGAGAAGGGCACCACCTCACCCTCGTTTTTTCAAGATTACGTAGATTAAACCACTTATTAGTGCCAGAGGGAAGGCTACCCAGGCCAGGATGTAGCAAAAGCCAAAAGATTCTGACGGATGGACCCACATGCCGTTCTTTACCGTATAAATAATTGCGCCACACATAACAAAAAGACCTAGGGgagaagagaaaaataaatattagctggATAGAAATGAAAGAGACCTTAAAGACAAATCAatttctttacacacacacacacagattttgctcttatggaaagaaattggtacttttatttaccaaagtagcattcaactgatcatgaTGTATAGTCCGGAcataaatgtgaaaaatgaccaatttgaaaataatttattttttaaataaaataaaaaaatactccatgtgcagcaatgacagctttgtagatccttggcattctagctttcagtttgtccagatactgtttcctgtagcacttgccattgatGTAGCAGtattgttgggcacttctcatgcaccttacagtctagctgatcctacaaaagctgaatggggttaagatccataacactcttttccaattatctgtttctttgcccactctaatcttttctttttctggttcaaaagtggctttttctttgcaattcttcccattaggcctgcacccctgagtcttctttttactgttgtacatgaaactggtgttgagtgggtagaattcaatgaagctgtcagctgaggacgtgtgaggtgtctatttctcaaactagagactctgatgtacttatcctcttgtttaattgtacatctgaccttccacatctcagtctgtccttgttagagacagttgtcctttgtcgttgaagactgtagtgtacacctttgtatgaaatcttcagttttttggcaatttcaagcattgtattgccttcattcctcaaatcaatgattgactgagGAGTTtgtagagaaagcggtttcttttttgccatttttgaccttaagacatgctagtctagtgcatactgtggcaactcaaaagcaAACACAATGTTGAGCTTCATTTAActaaacaaatagctttaaactatgttttatataatggcaagtgattttctagtaccaaattagtaatttagcatgattactcaaggataaggtgttggagtggtggctgctggaaatgaggcccgtctagatttgatcaaaaggacttttcaaatagtgatggtgccattttttttacatcagtaatgtcctaactTCAtttttttgatcagttgaatgcctctttggtgaattaaagttccaaagaagaaagtcactggttttgaacaacatgagggtgaataaattagcaattttcatttttgggtgtactatatGTCTCTGTGAGAGGGAGGAAATATTACAAGGCACTTTCAGAATGTTCTTAATACAGACCACAGAACACCCCCGGAGTGCCAGTCTTGACATTTTATCTTGTGGCAGCGGCCGTGTATCCGGAGCCAAGCCAGTGGGCACCTGTAACGATCTGGCTTTGTGCTTTTTACGCCCTCAGCATTCCCCTAACATTTAGCTTTCATTTAGAGTGCCCATCCTCTCCAACGAGAGCCATTGACAGCAGCCTAAAAGCCCACAGTATCTTCCAAAAGATCAAGCAGCCTTGATGGCGCCCACAGAACTATTCATCATCCAAGAACCGTAATGATCTACAGTAATATTCCATCTTAATTACAGCCTAAAGACTAGACTTAAATGTAACGTTTGTAATGAGCGATCAATTTACATAAATTGCACTTCCAGTTACGTAAAAGTCTGCAAAAGGCCTCTTTCTATATTTGTTCCCTCTACACTGTCTGTAGTTAATGACGAGAGATACTAGCTCATTTTGTTGGCCTCCCAACAAATAATATTCAGTTCCCTGAATATTCTAGGATAGTTAGTTTATGGTTCTATAAAATATAacctaaaaaattatgtttttagaatGTAAGGAGTTGATTCCCCCCAAAAATAACCAAATTGGAACCATACtgtaaaattatagtaaaaaatataatgtatgtatggGGATTATATACAGTAGTAAGCAAATAAACAGTATTTAAAGAGTTTGTATATGGGTACTTGCTGGAAGCCTTTCCACAATTCAGACAAAaactatgtatttttattgtaatggAATTATGTAGGCACAAACATATTTTCtactaaacatttaaacataagcctttagatcaaaaggtttatTAGATCATAAGAAACACAAATGTAGTAAACTGTAGTACTGTGTCATGATACTCACTAGCAAGGATCTGGAATGATCCAGTAAGGATGAAGCGTCCGCCCTTCTCGAGTGTGAAAAGCTGGCAGAAGAACagcaagagagacagacagctgaAAATGATCGACAGGATCATGAGGGCTTGGACTGCCTGAATCCAAACTGCAGTACAGggagaaaaagacagaaagttGTTAGATTTTTGGGTTCCTCCTTAAAATTAACCCCTGCTTATTCCTAAAATTAATCCCTGCTTAATCCTAAAAATACATAAAGGAATTTTGAGCTTTATAAAAATGAAAGCATTTGTTCTTGCAGTGAAGCCTAGAACTACAATCAGCATTAAGCAGGTCTTTATGCCCCATCCGCTATTCTCAATCAATCACAATAGATATAGTTGCACTAGTATATTAAACTTTGGACAATGCCTTGAAATTTGGCATGTGCACTTACATATTTATTATTGATATTTCCATTGTTTGGAAGTgtcaggccaaaaaaaaaaaaaagtttgtaatCAACTCTTGTTGTTGCCAACATTTTGCATTGAATGGTTTATAGttgcatcatatatatatatatatattacattggaGAATCCATGGGCTCTCAGCCTGCCAGGAACCCTTAATGCATTGTGCAGTCACATAATGAGGATTGTTCCTAAAAGCTCTTAGGATACCGGTACCTGATATTAATGCACTTTAGATGTCCCAAGGCCAAAACAAGGGAGCTTACAAGTACGTTCATTAACTCTACATTACCTACATTTTATGGTTTTAAGCCCCCTGCTTGTCATGATGAACCTTTTACACATAGATATGAGAAAACGTGCGTTTGCATTAATATTTTCTGTTTCTCTTCTTTGTACCATGTGAATCATGAATATGCGCAAGAGACAATGATTCACAAGACGAAAGCTTAGACTGAAAAATTGAAAGTCAATAACATACTGTGGGATGGTTTTGGGGGACTTTGGGACTGATGAATAATAT contains the following coding sequences:
- the LOC127626606 gene encoding peripheral myelin protein 22-like, yielding MLLLLLGIVILHIIALVLLFVSTIVSAWVVNPNSSSDLWTNCTLISGLSKCDYADSGVWIQAVQALMILSIIFSCLSLLLFFCQLFTLEKGGRFILTGSFQILASLFVMCGAIIYTVKNGMWVHPSESFGFCYILAWVAFPLALISGLIYVILKKRG